CCGGGATTCCGTGAAAACCGAGATTAAGAGGGCATTCAGCCCAGCCCGCAGGAGAGAGACAAAAGGGGAGAAGAACGCAGATTTCACCCGCTTTCGGGCGGGTTTTGTGTGCGTTTTTGACGCGCAAAAAAAACATGAGGTGAAAGAGTAATGGGCGAAAAACGACCAGCACCGTACTATATCGGCGCCAAACAAGTACAAGCGTACCCATGCAATTATCAGGAGCGAGACGGTTACACTGTGCTCTATCCGCAACCAGACGGAACGCAATATGAAAGCTGGAGCCCGAAAGACGTTTTCGAATCTGCTTATCTGATGCAGGGTAACGACCCCACGCGTGTAACACAGAGAATAGTTGATGACTTCATTGTGAAAACCGAGACAACACGCATGGGGAACCATACTGTTGTTATGGCTACGCTTCGCAATGGATTTACTGTCGTTGCGGAAGCAGCGTGTGTTGATCCGGCAAACTATAACGAGCAAATCGGTAGAGATATTGCGCTCAAAAAGATACAGGCGCAAGTCTGGAATCATCTTGGTTTTTTGCTGGCATCAGCGAAAAACGGTAATCAGTAAATATCGGCACTCTTCGGAGTGCCCATCTTGAAGGGGTTTTGTGCGGCGTGGAAAGCAGACACGCTGATGAGTGACAAGCTGGATAAGGCGCGATAAGCGACCGGTAATCAGTCCGGTGCCTTCGCGACTCACAGGGGATGCCAGCAGAGCCGGAGTAGCGACCGGCCACAAGACCGTTTCAAGATGTTTTATTGTGTGGAGTGATTAGCACAAGACGCAAGCATATTAGTTTCAGATACCGTGCGGAATCCAGAGGAAAGTACGACATGGTATTGGCTAATAGGGGAGGCGTACAATCACAATCAAACATCACTCGCGGAATCGTGTGCGAGTCTAAATAAGACGGTTCGGCACCAGCGCAATCTTGCTTGAGCGCGGCGACGAAATAGTAAGCGCGGTTGCGCCGTTGCGATATACGGGGCTGCTTTTTGGAGCGGGGCGAGTACGGGCTACATAATTGCTATGGGGTATCCGTACTCGCTCCGCAGTTTGGATCGTTAACTCAGTTGGTAGAGTACTTGGCTCATAACCGAGCTGTCGAAGGTTCGATCCCTGCACGATCGGCC
Above is a window of Chrysiogenes arsenatis DSM 11915 DNA encoding:
- a CDS encoding Gp49 family protein, producing MGEKRPAPYYIGAKQVQAYPCNYQERDGYTVLYPQPDGTQYESWSPKDVFESAYLMQGNDPTRVTQRIVDDFIVKTETTRMGNHTVVMATLRNGFTVVAEAACVDPANYNEQIGRDIALKKIQAQVWNHLGFLLASAKNGNQ